GCCATGCAAAGGACCCAGTAGCTGCCGACGCTTCAAAAACTGACCCTCTAGGAAAATATTTCGCTTTGAAAACTCGGTAAAACAGAGAGTTTTGGTCCTTCAAAAGCCTCCATACTTGCCTTGCTAGCATTGCATCATTGAATTTTGCCAACTCCTTGAAGCCCATCCCACCTTTTGCTTTGGGTTTACACAGAACATCCCATCTCTTCCAATGGACTTTCCTTTGTTCACCCTTTTGCCCCCAGTAAAATTTTCGAATCAGCGCCTCAATCTCATCACACAATCCCACTGGTAGCTTGAAGCAACTCATAGCAAAAGTGGGAATTGCTTGTACCATGACCTTAAGTAAAATCTCCCTACCTGCTTGGGACAATAGCTTCTCCTTCCACCCCTGAAGTTTACTCCAAACCCTCTCCTTGATGTAGTTAAAgcttgctttctttttcttccccaCTACCGCTGGTAAGCCAAGGTACTTCTCATATTCTTTAACTTCTTGCACCCCTAGGAAAGCCGAAAGATTAGCTTTTGTCTCTTCGCTTACAGCCTTGCTGAAAAAAATGGAGGTCTTTTCCCGATTAAGTTTTTGGCCCGAAGCTTGTTCATACAACACTAAAATGTTCTGAATCACCTGCAGATCAGACCTGGACGCTCTACAAAATGGCAAGCTATCGTCCGCAAAAAATAGGTGAGAGATCCTTGGACCCCGTTTGCGTAAGGAAAAGCCCCTTATTTGATCATTAGCTGCTGCCTGTTGTAACATCCTATTTAGGCCTTCCgagcataaaagaaaaaggtaaggtAACAACAGATCACCCTGTCTAATCCCTCTAGAAGGCTTGATATCTCCCTTAGGCTCTCCATTTATCAAGATTGAGTACGACACTGTGCTAATACACTCCAATACTAAGGCGATCCATTTTTCACAGAATCCCAATTTCTCCATAATCCTCGCCACATACTCCCATTCCACCCGATCATATGCCTTGCTCATATCTAGCTTCATGGCCATGAACCCCATCTTCTTAGATTTTTGAGCCTTCATGTGGTGTAAGGTCTCGAAAGCAACTAAGATATTATCTGTAATAGCTTTAGAAGAGTGAAACGCACTTTGAGATTCAGATATCACataatgtaaaattttcttaagtCTATTTGCTAGAACTTTAGAAATAAGTTTATAGAGAATATTACAAAGTGCAATAGGACGATAGTTTGAAACTCTCACCGGGCTCTTTACCTTAGGAATGAGAGTGATAAAAGTCCAGTTAATGGAGGGTGGGACTGAACCTGTGTTGAGACAGAACAGCACTGCCTCTGCCACTTCATCCCCAATAGTTGGCCAAAATTTCTGAAAAAACAATGGGGGCATTCTGTCAGGCCCTGGCGCTTTCAAGGGGTCCATTTGATGCAAAGCCATATCAACTTCATCCCTCCTAAAAGGTGCAATCAGCTCCTGATTCATCTCATGTGTGACAGCCACGTTGGTAGCTTCAAGTGCTGCCTCAATCGAGTTTGGCGAGGAAGAGGTGAACAAGGATTGGTAGTGCTCCACCAATATGTTGGCAACCTCACTCTCATCCACACACTTTTCGCCCACAGAGTTTTCCAATGCATCTATTTTGTTTCGTCGAAACCTGTGTGTAGCTCTGCTATGGAAGTAGCGGGTGTTGCTGTCCCCTGCATGCAGCCACAATGCCCGAGATCGTTGCTTCCACATTTACATGTATGAAGAGACAATGCATATAAAATATTTGCTTCACCATTGctttatcaagattttttgTCACTGCaactgaaaattgttttaaaaagaTCAAATTGATTGAATGGTCCACAAAAGATTCAAGTACTAAACCTCAGGTTAGCTTTAAGTCATCCTCTACAAAATGCatcttccattaaaaaataaattgagtagaacttgaaattcaaattcttcattatTGGTTAAACGTAACAACCATCCATCAAAAGTGTCTATAATAATAGTTTATATAAAGATGAAGTAGCTCAGGCTAATCATATTTGTTCGTTTTTGTGTATTAGGTATAGAGTAGACTTTTGAACACAAGGAcaagaatataaaatatttgaatcaatcaatatatttgAACCCGATGTGACACATTATAATGTAAATGAACAAATGTATCAGTATGATACCTTGTTTTCACCGATGACATATACATCTTCTCTATCCACATCTGCTTGTTACAACTCACTAGTGACCTTGGTTGGCTAAAGGAATGGGAATTAAGTCTTCATAGTAtgcaccaaaaaagaaaaaagaaaaaggaaaaaaaaacactattaggacacaatatttttcacaacttttgaCATGATCTATTGGCAGACTATTGGGATCAAAGCAACATCACTTTCATTTGGGTTCATCACCGACACcacatttttttaagataggaaaaataaatagcAACTTGTTGCAAGTTCGAGTCTGGGTATCAACCTCCCCAAATTAAATTTGGGGTAAATAGTGGAGGGAAAAGTGAGGTTCAAACCACCAACTTTACTATTATTATACCCAAATTACAACAGTGAACAGACTATGTTAGCAGTCAcgaaaaaattatgaaaaatcatgtctttagatttattaaaaagaaaaaagaaaaaaaaaagaaaagaaagaagaagacccTATTGTTAGaacttaaatttatattgtcaTTGGATATAACATAACAGAGAGCATCTTCATCATGAAAACAGATTACAGATTGCAAACCGGTTTAAGAAAGAAtcactttaattaaatatgaattaTGACAACACTGTAATTTGGTGTAGAACGATGTTTCCTGTCACCCTTGGTATTGCACGATTAGTACTTTATACAATGGCTTAGCGAGTCAGCAAACTGTGAAGCTTTTCTCGGTTTTTAAAGTGGGAAAGTGTGAATGCAGTGAATACATTCCAAGTAtatatgctttatttatttgtgaaagGGCATGAAGAGTTCTGGCCAACTATCAAAACTTTACATACCATTTTGAATTGCACCTCCACGTACCAAATT
This genomic stretch from Quercus robur chromosome 4, dhQueRobu3.1, whole genome shotgun sequence harbors:
- the LOC126722815 gene encoding uncharacterized protein LOC126722815 codes for the protein MWKQRSRALWLHAGDSNTRYFHSRATHRFRRNKIDALENSVGEKCVDESEVANILVEHYQSLFTSSSPNSIEAALEATNVAVTHEMNQELIAPFRRDEVDMALHQMDPLKAPGPDRMPPLFFQKFWPTIGDEVAEAVLFCLNTGSVPPSINWTFITLIPKVKSPVRVSNYRPIALCNILYKLISKVLANRLKKILHYVISESQSAFHSSKAITDNILVAFETLHHMKAQKSKKMGFMAMKLDMSKAYDRVEWEYVARIMEKLGFCEKWIALVLECISTVSYSILINGEPKGDIKPSRGIRQGDLLLPYLFLLCSEGLNRMLQQAAANDQIRGFSLRKRGPRISHLFFADDSLPFCRASRSDLQVIQNILVLYEQASGQKLNREKTSIFFSKAVSEETKANLSAFLGVQEVKEYEKYLGLPAVVGKKKKASFNYIKERVWSKLQGWKEKLLSQAGREILLKVMVQAIPTFAMSCFKLPVGLCDEIEALIRKFYWGQKGEQRKVHWKRWDVLCKPKAKGGMGFKELAKFNDAMLARQVWRLLKDQNSLFYRVFKAKYFPRGSVFEASAATGSFAWQSILKARKVVSLGMRWRLGDGRSIKIYDDSWLPGKESAKVLSPRISALEGATVDCLIRPDTRTWDHNLIVPMVLSTKNKSYPSLLVKSASSDTSNQKTFWNRIWKMRFVGQQPRRLEVFATVAWFIWHRRNKIRLKEECLPTVKVFNAASNYLTEYQRKFLMIKPKTIPGRTIWRPPMGEMYKTNFDGAVFAESREAGIGVVIRNSNGEVVAALSEKIPYSDSVEVLEALAARRAALFAVEVGIFQSVFEGDSELVCNALKAADGGHPSIGQFVKDFLSIDNLDLQSSDYQESLMKVHTQNNQSLKSDLFELLQKADKLDSSLKWRLNYISFEGNQCNKVGCNPCRSQIPKPIFMTNNSSVLSRVATSSKTRIRWTQDLHNQFVECVNRLFFFFFEKATPKEILKIMVASGLTILQVTCRNIVLPDIFQNLQKVFDSLYGNRCAEVAAPSLISKGKSDRTHMNQLTPLDLKTGKEIAEALRLQLHVQRCLHEQLEVQREVQSRIEEQGRKLKIMLDQQQITTKTLI